One segment of Desmodus rotundus isolate HL8 chromosome 6, HLdesRot8A.1, whole genome shotgun sequence DNA contains the following:
- the RBBP8NL gene encoding RBBP8 N-terminal-like protein isoform X10, producing MDSFMESLNRLKAVHEQEVLGLQNKLLELNSERCRDAQRVEELCAKNHQLREQQKALKDNVRVLENRLRAGLCDRCTVTQELARKKQQEFENSLLQHLQHIFILTNEMNRLQEENETLKEEVTQLRGLGPKPPCGEGTPDTTSPPLCTSPGARKATAEKLPGEEAEDYPPEKPAYRMSPGAKISPSANPAETRAPDVSPQRISNQLHGTIAVVRPGARACSTDRGSSNGTPPALSGPPSPPYEHSLPLDSFPRASRPSSVTYESLKHSLQADRLCLLNHRLALHLRSCHSSPRGPATAPGGPPPQGLKAREAEAWEEPSGLLGLSGPLVDVRGPRLEGALTLLLAQQLRVQGQADGARLRGPHRPGETLPSPPVGSDSEGPEGEVTRAALPGKRHPQPAGPSGPSSPRAKEARTTQDHVPDKPLDLSEWGRGRDAPESTGRRPGSLSPQTAHTPSPEPPQGAEPPAQSGPWGRSNGTKGTRAAEPEEPRTPKGAWWPI from the exons GCCTGCAGAACAAGCTTCTAGAACTGAACTCAGAGCGATGCCG GGATGCCCAGAGGGTGGAGGAGCTCTGTGCCAAGAACCACCAGCTGCGGGAGCAGCAGAAGGCCCTGAAGGACAACGTGCGGGTGCTGGAGAACAG gctgCGGGCCGGCCTGTGCGACCGCTGCACGGTCACGCAGGAGCTGGCCCGGAAGAAGCAGCAGGAGTTCGAGAACTCCCTCCTCCAGCACCTGCAGCACATCTTCATCCTCA CCAATGAGATGAACCGCCTGCAGGAGGAGAATGAGACCCTGAAGGAAGAGGTGACCCAGCTTCGGGGCTTGGG GCCCAAGCCCCCGTGTGGGGAGGGCACCCCGGACACCACCTCACCCCCGCTGTGCACCTCCCCGGGAGCCCGGAAGGCCACCGCAGAGAAGCTGCCGGGAGAGGAGGCGGAGGActaccccccag AGAAGCCGGCATACCGCATGTCTCCAGGGGCCAAAATCTCCCCGAGCGCCAACCCTGCCGAGACACGGGCCCCAGACGTG AGTCCCCAGCGGATCTCCAACCAGCTGCACGGGACCATCGCCGTGGTGCGGCCGGGCGCCCGGGCCTGCTCCACTGACCGGGGCTCCTCCAACGGGACACCCCCTGCCCTCAGCGGCCCACCCAGCCCGCCTTACGAGCACAGCCTACCCCTGGACAG cttCCCGCGGGCCTCCCGGCCGTCCTCCGTGACCTACGAGTCCCTGAAGCACTCCCTCCAGGCTGACCGCctctgtctcctgaaccaccgccTGGCCCTGCACCTTCGGAGCTGCCACAGCAGTCCCCGGGGCCCTGCAACAGCCCCTGgcggccccccaccccagggcctgaaGGCCAGAGAGGCCGAGGCCTGGGAGGAGCCCTCAGGCCTGCTAGGCCTGTCGGGCCCCCTGGTGGATGTTCGAGGCCCGAGGCTGGAGGGGGCCCTGACCCTGCTCctggcccagcagctgcgggTGCAGGGACAGGCAGATGGCGCCAGGCTGAGGGGCCCCCACAGGCCAGGGGAGACACTGCCCTCCCCTCCAGTCGGCTCTGACTCCGAGGGGCCAGAGGGTGAGGTGACCAGGGCAGCCCTACCTGGGAAGCGGCACCCACAACCCGCAGGCCCCAgtggccccagcagccccagggcgAAGGAGGCCAGGACCACACAGGACCACGTTCCAGACAAGCCCCTGGACCTCTCGGAGTGGGGCCGGGGCCGGGATGCCCCCGAGTCCACAGGCCGCCGGCCAGGGTCACTCAGTCCCCAAACTGCACACACTCCCAGTCCTGAGCCACCCCAGGGAGCGGAGCCACCCGCCCAGTCTGGACCTTGGGGACGCAGCAATGGCACCAAGGGAACCAGAGCAGCAGAGCCAGAAGAGCCCCGCACTCCCAAG GGTGCCTGGTGGCCTATCTGA
- the RBBP8NL gene encoding RBBP8 N-terminal-like protein isoform X8, translated as MDSFMESLNRLKAVHEQEVLGLQNKLLELNSERCRDAQRVEELCAKNHQLREQQKALKDNVRVLENRLRAGLCDRCTVTQELARKKQQEFENSLLQHLQHIFILTNEMNRLQEENETLKEEVTQLRGLGPKPPCGEGTPDTTSPPLCTSPGARKATAEKLPGEEAEDYPPEKPAYRMSPGAKISPSANPAETRAPDVSPQRISNQLHGTIAVVRPGARACSTDRGSSNGTPPALSGPPSPPYEHSLPLDSFPRASRPSSVTYESLKHSLQADRLCLLNHRLALHLRSCHSSPRGPATAPGGPPPQGLKAREAEAWEEPSGLLGLSGPLVDVRGPRLEGALTLLLAQQLRVQGQADGARLRGPHRPGETLPSPPVGSDSEGPEGEVTRAALPGKRHPQPAGPSGPSSPRAKEARTTQDHVPDKPLDLSEWGRGRDAPESTGRRPGSLSPQTAHTPSPEPPQGAEPPAQSGPWGRSNGTKGTRAAEPEEPRTPKVGSQMSPERGQNRPHAHSGLTPRVPRAGRPERALLPLGPRPPLA; from the exons GCCTGCAGAACAAGCTTCTAGAACTGAACTCAGAGCGATGCCG GGATGCCCAGAGGGTGGAGGAGCTCTGTGCCAAGAACCACCAGCTGCGGGAGCAGCAGAAGGCCCTGAAGGACAACGTGCGGGTGCTGGAGAACAG gctgCGGGCCGGCCTGTGCGACCGCTGCACGGTCACGCAGGAGCTGGCCCGGAAGAAGCAGCAGGAGTTCGAGAACTCCCTCCTCCAGCACCTGCAGCACATCTTCATCCTCA CCAATGAGATGAACCGCCTGCAGGAGGAGAATGAGACCCTGAAGGAAGAGGTGACCCAGCTTCGGGGCTTGGG GCCCAAGCCCCCGTGTGGGGAGGGCACCCCGGACACCACCTCACCCCCGCTGTGCACCTCCCCGGGAGCCCGGAAGGCCACCGCAGAGAAGCTGCCGGGAGAGGAGGCGGAGGActaccccccag AGAAGCCGGCATACCGCATGTCTCCAGGGGCCAAAATCTCCCCGAGCGCCAACCCTGCCGAGACACGGGCCCCAGACGTG AGTCCCCAGCGGATCTCCAACCAGCTGCACGGGACCATCGCCGTGGTGCGGCCGGGCGCCCGGGCCTGCTCCACTGACCGGGGCTCCTCCAACGGGACACCCCCTGCCCTCAGCGGCCCACCCAGCCCGCCTTACGAGCACAGCCTACCCCTGGACAG cttCCCGCGGGCCTCCCGGCCGTCCTCCGTGACCTACGAGTCCCTGAAGCACTCCCTCCAGGCTGACCGCctctgtctcctgaaccaccgccTGGCCCTGCACCTTCGGAGCTGCCACAGCAGTCCCCGGGGCCCTGCAACAGCCCCTGgcggccccccaccccagggcctgaaGGCCAGAGAGGCCGAGGCCTGGGAGGAGCCCTCAGGCCTGCTAGGCCTGTCGGGCCCCCTGGTGGATGTTCGAGGCCCGAGGCTGGAGGGGGCCCTGACCCTGCTCctggcccagcagctgcgggTGCAGGGACAGGCAGATGGCGCCAGGCTGAGGGGCCCCCACAGGCCAGGGGAGACACTGCCCTCCCCTCCAGTCGGCTCTGACTCCGAGGGGCCAGAGGGTGAGGTGACCAGGGCAGCCCTACCTGGGAAGCGGCACCCACAACCCGCAGGCCCCAgtggccccagcagccccagggcgAAGGAGGCCAGGACCACACAGGACCACGTTCCAGACAAGCCCCTGGACCTCTCGGAGTGGGGCCGGGGCCGGGATGCCCCCGAGTCCACAGGCCGCCGGCCAGGGTCACTCAGTCCCCAAACTGCACACACTCCCAGTCCTGAGCCACCCCAGGGAGCGGAGCCACCCGCCCAGTCTGGACCTTGGGGACGCAGCAATGGCACCAAGGGAACCAGAGCAGCAGAGCCAGAAGAGCCCCGCACTCCCAAG GTAGGCTCACAGATGAGTCCAGAGAGAGGCCAAAACCGTCCCCACGCCCACAGCGGCCTGACGCCGAGGGTCCCCCGG GCTGGCCGGCCAGAGAGAGCCCTGCTGCCGCTGGGCCCCAGGCCGCCGCTAGCCTGA
- the RBBP8NL gene encoding RBBP8 N-terminal-like protein isoform X6, with protein MDSFMESLNRLKAVHEQEVLGLQNKLLELNSERCRDAQRVEELCAKNHQLREQQKALKDNVRVLENRLRAGLCDRCTVTQELARKKQQEFENSLLQHLQHIFILTNEMNRLQEENETLKEEVTQLRGLGPKPPCGEGTPDTTSPPLCTSPGARKATAEKLPGEEAEDYPPEKPAYRMSPGAKISPSANPAETRAPDVSPQRISNQLHGTIAVVRPGARACSTDRGSSNGTPPALSGPPSPPYEHSLPLDSFPRASRPSSVTYESLKHSLQADRLCLLNHRLALHLRSCHSSPRGPATAPGGPPPQGLKAREAEAWEEPSGLLGLSGPLVDVRGPRLEGALTLLLAQQLRVQGQADGARLRGPHRPGETLPSPPVGSDSEGPEGEVTRAALPGKRHPQPAGPSGPSSPRAKEARTTQDHVPDKPLDLSEWGRGRDAPESTGRRPGSLSPQTAHTPSPEPPQGAEPPAQSGPWGRSNGTKGTRAAEPEEPRTPKAAAGTGPTGCTRMNSKEPKPLPRFPPGPHTASPRAPAQPAVSRLAGQREPCCRWAPGRR; from the exons GCCTGCAGAACAAGCTTCTAGAACTGAACTCAGAGCGATGCCG GGATGCCCAGAGGGTGGAGGAGCTCTGTGCCAAGAACCACCAGCTGCGGGAGCAGCAGAAGGCCCTGAAGGACAACGTGCGGGTGCTGGAGAACAG gctgCGGGCCGGCCTGTGCGACCGCTGCACGGTCACGCAGGAGCTGGCCCGGAAGAAGCAGCAGGAGTTCGAGAACTCCCTCCTCCAGCACCTGCAGCACATCTTCATCCTCA CCAATGAGATGAACCGCCTGCAGGAGGAGAATGAGACCCTGAAGGAAGAGGTGACCCAGCTTCGGGGCTTGGG GCCCAAGCCCCCGTGTGGGGAGGGCACCCCGGACACCACCTCACCCCCGCTGTGCACCTCCCCGGGAGCCCGGAAGGCCACCGCAGAGAAGCTGCCGGGAGAGGAGGCGGAGGActaccccccag AGAAGCCGGCATACCGCATGTCTCCAGGGGCCAAAATCTCCCCGAGCGCCAACCCTGCCGAGACACGGGCCCCAGACGTG AGTCCCCAGCGGATCTCCAACCAGCTGCACGGGACCATCGCCGTGGTGCGGCCGGGCGCCCGGGCCTGCTCCACTGACCGGGGCTCCTCCAACGGGACACCCCCTGCCCTCAGCGGCCCACCCAGCCCGCCTTACGAGCACAGCCTACCCCTGGACAG cttCCCGCGGGCCTCCCGGCCGTCCTCCGTGACCTACGAGTCCCTGAAGCACTCCCTCCAGGCTGACCGCctctgtctcctgaaccaccgccTGGCCCTGCACCTTCGGAGCTGCCACAGCAGTCCCCGGGGCCCTGCAACAGCCCCTGgcggccccccaccccagggcctgaaGGCCAGAGAGGCCGAGGCCTGGGAGGAGCCCTCAGGCCTGCTAGGCCTGTCGGGCCCCCTGGTGGATGTTCGAGGCCCGAGGCTGGAGGGGGCCCTGACCCTGCTCctggcccagcagctgcgggTGCAGGGACAGGCAGATGGCGCCAGGCTGAGGGGCCCCCACAGGCCAGGGGAGACACTGCCCTCCCCTCCAGTCGGCTCTGACTCCGAGGGGCCAGAGGGTGAGGTGACCAGGGCAGCCCTACCTGGGAAGCGGCACCCACAACCCGCAGGCCCCAgtggccccagcagccccagggcgAAGGAGGCCAGGACCACACAGGACCACGTTCCAGACAAGCCCCTGGACCTCTCGGAGTGGGGCCGGGGCCGGGATGCCCCCGAGTCCACAGGCCGCCGGCCAGGGTCACTCAGTCCCCAAACTGCACACACTCCCAGTCCTGAGCCACCCCAGGGAGCGGAGCCACCCGCCCAGTCTGGACCTTGGGGACGCAGCAATGGCACCAAGGGAACCAGAGCAGCAGAGCCAGAAGAGCCCCGCACTCCCAAG GCTGCAGCTGGGACAGGGCCCACTGGCTGCACCCGCATGAACTCAAAGGAGCCCAAGCCATTACCTCGCTTCCCCCCAGGACCCCACACAGCCtctcccagggccccagcccaACCTGCTGTCTCCAG GCTGGCCGGCCAGAGAGAGCCCTGCTGCCGCTGGGCCCCAGGCCGCCGCTAG
- the RBBP8NL gene encoding RBBP8 N-terminal-like protein isoform X5, translating into MDSFMESLNRLKAVHEQEVLGLQNKLLELNSERCRDAQRVEELCAKNHQLREQQKALKDNVRVLENRLRAGLCDRCTVTQELARKKQQEFENSLLQHLQHIFILTNEMNRLQEENETLKEEVTQLRGLGPKPPCGEGTPDTTSPPLCTSPGARKATAEKLPGEEAEDYPPEKPAYRMSPGAKISPSANPAETRAPDVSPQRISNQLHGTIAVVRPGARACSTDRGSSNGTPPALSGPPSPPYEHSLPLDSFPRASRPSSVTYESLKHSLQADRLCLLNHRLALHLRSCHSSPRGPATAPGGPPPQGLKAREAEAWEEPSGLLGLSGPLVDVRGPRLEGALTLLLAQQLRVQGQADGARLRGPHRPGETLPSPPVGSDSEGPEGEVTRAALPGKRHPQPAGPSGPSSPRAKEARTTQDHVPDKPLDLSEWGRGRDAPESTGRRPGSLSPQTAHTPSPEPPQGAEPPAQSGPWGRSNGTKGTRAAEPEEPRTPKAAAGTGPTGCTRMNSKEPKPLPRFPPGPHTASPRAPAQPAVSRAQHTRGTAAGIGQAGPAGRAGCLGQ; encoded by the exons GCCTGCAGAACAAGCTTCTAGAACTGAACTCAGAGCGATGCCG GGATGCCCAGAGGGTGGAGGAGCTCTGTGCCAAGAACCACCAGCTGCGGGAGCAGCAGAAGGCCCTGAAGGACAACGTGCGGGTGCTGGAGAACAG gctgCGGGCCGGCCTGTGCGACCGCTGCACGGTCACGCAGGAGCTGGCCCGGAAGAAGCAGCAGGAGTTCGAGAACTCCCTCCTCCAGCACCTGCAGCACATCTTCATCCTCA CCAATGAGATGAACCGCCTGCAGGAGGAGAATGAGACCCTGAAGGAAGAGGTGACCCAGCTTCGGGGCTTGGG GCCCAAGCCCCCGTGTGGGGAGGGCACCCCGGACACCACCTCACCCCCGCTGTGCACCTCCCCGGGAGCCCGGAAGGCCACCGCAGAGAAGCTGCCGGGAGAGGAGGCGGAGGActaccccccag AGAAGCCGGCATACCGCATGTCTCCAGGGGCCAAAATCTCCCCGAGCGCCAACCCTGCCGAGACACGGGCCCCAGACGTG AGTCCCCAGCGGATCTCCAACCAGCTGCACGGGACCATCGCCGTGGTGCGGCCGGGCGCCCGGGCCTGCTCCACTGACCGGGGCTCCTCCAACGGGACACCCCCTGCCCTCAGCGGCCCACCCAGCCCGCCTTACGAGCACAGCCTACCCCTGGACAG cttCCCGCGGGCCTCCCGGCCGTCCTCCGTGACCTACGAGTCCCTGAAGCACTCCCTCCAGGCTGACCGCctctgtctcctgaaccaccgccTGGCCCTGCACCTTCGGAGCTGCCACAGCAGTCCCCGGGGCCCTGCAACAGCCCCTGgcggccccccaccccagggcctgaaGGCCAGAGAGGCCGAGGCCTGGGAGGAGCCCTCAGGCCTGCTAGGCCTGTCGGGCCCCCTGGTGGATGTTCGAGGCCCGAGGCTGGAGGGGGCCCTGACCCTGCTCctggcccagcagctgcgggTGCAGGGACAGGCAGATGGCGCCAGGCTGAGGGGCCCCCACAGGCCAGGGGAGACACTGCCCTCCCCTCCAGTCGGCTCTGACTCCGAGGGGCCAGAGGGTGAGGTGACCAGGGCAGCCCTACCTGGGAAGCGGCACCCACAACCCGCAGGCCCCAgtggccccagcagccccagggcgAAGGAGGCCAGGACCACACAGGACCACGTTCCAGACAAGCCCCTGGACCTCTCGGAGTGGGGCCGGGGCCGGGATGCCCCCGAGTCCACAGGCCGCCGGCCAGGGTCACTCAGTCCCCAAACTGCACACACTCCCAGTCCTGAGCCACCCCAGGGAGCGGAGCCACCCGCCCAGTCTGGACCTTGGGGACGCAGCAATGGCACCAAGGGAACCAGAGCAGCAGAGCCAGAAGAGCCCCGCACTCCCAAG GCTGCAGCTGGGACAGGGCCCACTGGCTGCACCCGCATGAACTCAAAGGAGCCCAAGCCATTACCTCGCTTCCCCCCAGGACCCCACACAGCCtctcccagggccccagcccaACCTGCTGTCTCCAG AGCTCAGCACACCCGAGGCACAGCCGCAGGCATCGGACAAGCTGGGCCCGCGGGACGTGCTGGATGCCTCGGACAGTGA